In Myxococcales bacterium, the DNA window CGCGAACCTCGTACCAACCCTTCATCTCGTCGTGCATGGCTTCCCAGTAACCACCGCCGCTGAACGATGGTGGGGGTGCCGCAGCCACCGCTTGGAGCACGGCCACCATCTTTGCCCGCACGGCCTCGGGGCACGCCTCCAGAAAAGCTCGGCCAGGAACCGAGCGGTCGAACCGCCGGAAGAAGTGGACGAGCCACGGGCCTCTCCACGGCGCCGCTACCGTTGGTTGTGCCTTGCGCTTCGTGGCCACGACCTGAGCCTACGACGTGACCCTCGGCCTACCGAACGACATTCAATTCTGCTCGGCTGAATCGTCGGCGAATCGTCGGCACCGCCGCGAACGAGCCCCAACGACGCTGATCGCCCTCTCGCAACATCGCGGATCACCTCGGTTCGCATCCGTTCGCGACACAAGCTCCCGATTTAGGTTCCGGTTTCCGAGAGGAAGTGAAGGTTCAAGTCCTTTCTCGTGCACTAGTGAGATCGTTCAGCTAGTGGATGATCCGTTCCGGCGGCGGATCGTCGTCACCTTCGAGCGTACGACGTACCCTCCGGTCAGACACGGTAGGTTCACGTTTTCACCTACTACTCGCTGATGCAGATGAGCTGACAAATGCGCGCTGTTCCGAGCTTCATCTGCGCAGGGGTGGTTTGGTTCTCAGCGGCCGTCCATGGGTGTTCCGAAGAAGGCTCATTGCGCCCCGCGACGGGTGGCGTGGGTGCCGCAGAGGGAGGCGGCGGTAGCGCTGCCTCGGGAGTGGGCGGTTCAGGGGGAGGCGTCGTAGACGGTAGCGACGGCGCGACCGACGTGACGGGCGACGCGAGCGACGCGGAAACTGGCGTAGGCGACGGCGCGACCGACGCGACGGGCGAAACGAGTGACGCAGCGGGCGAGGCGGACGCTGCTGACGCTGGTTCGATGTGTCAGGGTCTCGACGAGTCACAGTGCGTGGCGACGGGCGTGCCCTGCGTTGCGCTAAAGGGCAAGCAAGTCCAGGATGGTGGGACTGGCTACGCCGGCTGTTGGACGGGCTATTGGCTAACCGCCGACGGTGGCTGGTACCCGAAGGACTTCGCGGCAATTCAGTCCTGTGGCATCGACGCTTCCGGTTGGTGCTGGGTCTTCAGCGGTGCATTCGTCCCCGACGGCTGGCAGCTCCTGGTCTCCTGCAACAACGTTCCAGCGTGCGCAGGCGTTTTCGGGGACGGGTAGCGCCCCGGGCACTGGGGACACAGCTGCGTAGCCTATGTCTCGACGCTTCTTGGTGCCCGCGAGCGGCACTCGTCTCCGAGTGCTCGGACCTCGGCGCAGTCGGCCGACGAAGAGCTTCGTCCTGAACCGCTACTCGGCTCGCGTCGCTCGGCGACCGTTCGTGCCGCGCCCGAGCTCCTTCACCCGCCCGAGAACATCGCGAACACCTCTGCCTCGGTGACCTTCTTGCGATCACCAGCGAGCGTGTAGGCGTCCGGCTTCTTGTCGATGAACCACTCTTTGGTGAGCGTGATGCCACTCGGGTCGTCCAGGCTGCCGAGGGAGACGGAGGTCATGCCTTGGTACTTGCCGTCGGCCGTCAAGCGGTAGAACAAACCCGAGCCGCACTTGCTGCAGAATCCGCGCTCGGCCCACTTCGAGGACTGGAGCGTGGTGAGGCTGTCGTTCTTCTGCCAGTC includes these proteins:
- a CDS encoding GFA family protein yields the protein MERTGSCMCGAVTFTAKGVSAEGSVCHCGMCRRWAGGPWMGVSVDSIDWQKNDSLTTLQSSKWAERGFCSKCGSGLFYRLTADGKYQGMTSVSLGSLDDPSGITLTKEWFIDKKPDAYTLAGDRKKVTEAEVFAMFSGG